The following proteins come from a genomic window of Oncorhynchus masou masou isolate Uvic2021 chromosome 25, UVic_Omas_1.1, whole genome shotgun sequence:
- the LOC135514431 gene encoding MAP kinase-activated protein kinase 5 isoform X4, with translation MVDTAKSGRSEEVGGTVVCETNWHEASLSDWVSSSRVTKWNIMSEDNNADKFIKETSILEEYNINWTQKLGAGISGPVRVCVKKSTQERLALKILIDRPKARNEVRLHMMCATHPNIVQIMEVYANSVQFPHESIPRARLLIVMEMMEGGELFHRISQHRHFTEKMASQVTKQIGQALEHCHSLNIAHRDLKPENLLFKDNSLDAPVKLCDFGFAKIDQGDLMTPQFTPYYVAPQVLEAQRRHQKEKSGIIPTSPTPYTYNKSCDLWSMGVIIYVMLCGYPPFYSKHHSRTIPKDMRKKIMTASFDFPEDEWSQISEMAKDIVRKLLKVKPEERLTIEGVLEHPWLNCTEALDNVLPSAQMMMDKAMVAGIQQAHAEQLANMRIQDLNISLKPLNSVNNPILRKRKLLGSKQRDGFFIHDPENGGEDANVALEKLRDVIAQCILPQAGENEDEKLNEVMHDAWRFNRDCKLLRDGLQGLSWDGRAFSDKVDRLKLAEIVKQAIEEKTHLQDSQ, from the exons ATGGTCGATACAGCCAAGTCAGGACGATCGGAAGAGGTTGGAGGCACTGTAGTTTGTGAGACGAACTGGCATGAGGCATCTCTCTCCGACTGGGTGTCTTCAAGTCGGGTTACCAAA TGGAACATCATGTCGGAGGATAACAATGCAGACAAATTCATCAAG GAAACCTCCATCTTGGAAGAGTACAACATTAATTGGACACAGAAGCTCGGAGCAGGGATCAGTGGACCTGTTAG AGTTTGTGTGAAGAAGTCGACTCAGGAACGATTGGCCCTGAAAATCCTAATTGATCGCCCCAAGGCCCGAAATGAG GTGCGGCTCCACATGATGTGTGCTACACACCCCAACATTGTGCAGATTATGGAGGTGTACGCCAATAGTGTGCAGTTTCCTCACGAATCCATTCCAAG AGCGAGGTTACTGATCGTCatggagatgatggagggaggcGAGCTGTTCCACAGGATCAGTCAGCACAGACACTTTACAGAGAAGATGGCTAGCCAGGTCACCAAACAG ATCGGCCAGGCCCTTGAACACTGTCACTCACTGAATATTGCACATCGAGACCTGAAACCAGAGAACCTGCTCTTCAAGGATAACTCCCTG GATGCACCGGTGAAGTTGTGCGATTTTGGATTTGCAAAGATTGACCAGGGGGACTTGATGACCCCACAGTTCACTCCTTACTACGTTGCACCTCAG GTACTTGAGGCTCAAAGGCGACACCAGAAGGAAAAGTCTGGAATAATACCTACCTCACCCACCCCTTACACCTATAACAAG AGCTGTGACCTGTGGTCCATGGGGGTGATCATCTACGTGATGCTGTGTGGCTACCCTCCCTTCTACTCCAAGCACCACAGCCGCACCATCCCCAAGGATATGCGCAAAAAGATCATGACGGCCAGCTTTGACTTCCCCGAGGACGAGTGGAGCCAGATCTCTGAAATGGCTAAGGACATTGTCCGCAA GCTGCTGAAGGTGAAGCCTGAGGAGAGGCTGACCATTGAGGGTGTACTGGAACACCCCTGGCTCAACTGCACAGAGGCCCTGGACAACGTGCTGCCCTCCGCACAGATGATGATGGACAAG gcAATGGTAGCAGGGATCCAGCAGGCCCATGCTGAACAGCTGGCTAACATGAGAATACAGGACCTCAACATCAGCCTCAAGCCACTCAACTCCGTCAATAACCCCATCCTGAGGAAAAGGAAACTCCTAGG CAGCAAGCAGAGGGATGGCTTCTTCATCCACGATCCAGAGAACGGCGGCGAGGACGCCAATGTGGCCCTGGAGAAACTCAGAGACGTCATCGCTCAGTGTATCCTCCCACAGGCTG GGGAGAATGAGGACGAGAAACTGAATGAGGTGATGCATGATGCGTGGCGTTTCAACCGAGACTGCAAACTACTGCGAGACGGGCTGCAGGGCCTCAGCTGGGATG GACGGGCCTTCTCTGACAAAGTGGACCGCTTGAAGTTGGCTGAAATAGTGAAACAGGCCATAGAGGAAAAGACACATTTACAAGACTCTCAGTAG
- the LOC135514431 gene encoding MAP kinase-activated protein kinase 5 isoform X2, giving the protein MSEDNNADKFIKETSILEEYNINWTQKLGAGISGPVRVCVKKSTQERLALKILIDRPKARNEVRLHMMCATHPNIVQIMEVYANSVQFPHESIPRARLLIVMEMMEGGELFHRISQHRHFTEKMASQVTKQIGQALEHCHSLNIAHRDLKPENLLFKDNSLDAPVKLCDFGFAKIDQGDLMTPQFTPYYVAPQVLEAQRRHQKEKSGIIPTSPTPYTYNKSCDLWSMGVIIYVMLCGYPPFYSKHHSRTIPKDMRKKIMTASFDFPEDEWSQISEMAKDIVRKLLKVKPEERLTIEGVLEHPWLNCTEALDNVLPSAQMMMDKAMVAGIQQAHAEQLANMRIQDLNISLKPLNSVNNPILRKRKLLGKQRDGFFIHDPENGGEDANVALEKLRDVIAQCILPQAGENEDEKLNEVMHDAWRFNRDCKLLRDGLQGLSWDGRAFSDKVDRLKLAEIVKQAIEEKTHLQDSQ; this is encoded by the exons ATGTCGGAGGATAACAATGCAGACAAATTCATCAAG GAAACCTCCATCTTGGAAGAGTACAACATTAATTGGACACAGAAGCTCGGAGCAGGGATCAGTGGACCTGTTAG AGTTTGTGTGAAGAAGTCGACTCAGGAACGATTGGCCCTGAAAATCCTAATTGATCGCCCCAAGGCCCGAAATGAG GTGCGGCTCCACATGATGTGTGCTACACACCCCAACATTGTGCAGATTATGGAGGTGTACGCCAATAGTGTGCAGTTTCCTCACGAATCCATTCCAAG AGCGAGGTTACTGATCGTCatggagatgatggagggaggcGAGCTGTTCCACAGGATCAGTCAGCACAGACACTTTACAGAGAAGATGGCTAGCCAGGTCACCAAACAG ATCGGCCAGGCCCTTGAACACTGTCACTCACTGAATATTGCACATCGAGACCTGAAACCAGAGAACCTGCTCTTCAAGGATAACTCCCTG GATGCACCGGTGAAGTTGTGCGATTTTGGATTTGCAAAGATTGACCAGGGGGACTTGATGACCCCACAGTTCACTCCTTACTACGTTGCACCTCAG GTACTTGAGGCTCAAAGGCGACACCAGAAGGAAAAGTCTGGAATAATACCTACCTCACCCACCCCTTACACCTATAACAAG AGCTGTGACCTGTGGTCCATGGGGGTGATCATCTACGTGATGCTGTGTGGCTACCCTCCCTTCTACTCCAAGCACCACAGCCGCACCATCCCCAAGGATATGCGCAAAAAGATCATGACGGCCAGCTTTGACTTCCCCGAGGACGAGTGGAGCCAGATCTCTGAAATGGCTAAGGACATTGTCCGCAA GCTGCTGAAGGTGAAGCCTGAGGAGAGGCTGACCATTGAGGGTGTACTGGAACACCCCTGGCTCAACTGCACAGAGGCCCTGGACAACGTGCTGCCCTCCGCACAGATGATGATGGACAAG gcAATGGTAGCAGGGATCCAGCAGGCCCATGCTGAACAGCTGGCTAACATGAGAATACAGGACCTCAACATCAGCCTCAAGCCACTCAACTCCGTCAATAACCCCATCCTGAGGAAAAGGAAACTCCTAGG CAAGCAGAGGGATGGCTTCTTCATCCACGATCCAGAGAACGGCGGCGAGGACGCCAATGTGGCCCTGGAGAAACTCAGAGACGTCATCGCTCAGTGTATCCTCCCACAGGCTG GGGAGAATGAGGACGAGAAACTGAATGAGGTGATGCATGATGCGTGGCGTTTCAACCGAGACTGCAAACTACTGCGAGACGGGCTGCAGGGCCTCAGCTGGGATG GACGGGCCTTCTCTGACAAAGTGGACCGCTTGAAGTTGGCTGAAATAGTGAAACAGGCCATAGAGGAAAAGACACATTTACAAGACTCTCAGTAG
- the LOC135514431 gene encoding MAP kinase-activated protein kinase 5 isoform X1, giving the protein MSEDNNADKFIKETSILEEYNINWTQKLGAGISGPVRVCVKKSTQERLALKILIDRPKARNEVRLHMMCATHPNIVQIMEVYANSVQFPHESIPRARLLIVMEMMEGGELFHRISQHRHFTEKMASQVTKQIGQALEHCHSLNIAHRDLKPENLLFKDNSLDAPVKLCDFGFAKIDQGDLMTPQFTPYYVAPQVLEAQRRHQKEKSGIIPTSPTPYTYNKSCDLWSMGVIIYVMLCGYPPFYSKHHSRTIPKDMRKKIMTASFDFPEDEWSQISEMAKDIVRKLLKVKPEERLTIEGVLEHPWLNCTEALDNVLPSAQMMMDKAMVAGIQQAHAEQLANMRIQDLNISLKPLNSVNNPILRKRKLLGSKQRDGFFIHDPENGGEDANVALEKLRDVIAQCILPQAGENEDEKLNEVMHDAWRFNRDCKLLRDGLQGLSWDGRAFSDKVDRLKLAEIVKQAIEEKTHLQDSQ; this is encoded by the exons ATGTCGGAGGATAACAATGCAGACAAATTCATCAAG GAAACCTCCATCTTGGAAGAGTACAACATTAATTGGACACAGAAGCTCGGAGCAGGGATCAGTGGACCTGTTAG AGTTTGTGTGAAGAAGTCGACTCAGGAACGATTGGCCCTGAAAATCCTAATTGATCGCCCCAAGGCCCGAAATGAG GTGCGGCTCCACATGATGTGTGCTACACACCCCAACATTGTGCAGATTATGGAGGTGTACGCCAATAGTGTGCAGTTTCCTCACGAATCCATTCCAAG AGCGAGGTTACTGATCGTCatggagatgatggagggaggcGAGCTGTTCCACAGGATCAGTCAGCACAGACACTTTACAGAGAAGATGGCTAGCCAGGTCACCAAACAG ATCGGCCAGGCCCTTGAACACTGTCACTCACTGAATATTGCACATCGAGACCTGAAACCAGAGAACCTGCTCTTCAAGGATAACTCCCTG GATGCACCGGTGAAGTTGTGCGATTTTGGATTTGCAAAGATTGACCAGGGGGACTTGATGACCCCACAGTTCACTCCTTACTACGTTGCACCTCAG GTACTTGAGGCTCAAAGGCGACACCAGAAGGAAAAGTCTGGAATAATACCTACCTCACCCACCCCTTACACCTATAACAAG AGCTGTGACCTGTGGTCCATGGGGGTGATCATCTACGTGATGCTGTGTGGCTACCCTCCCTTCTACTCCAAGCACCACAGCCGCACCATCCCCAAGGATATGCGCAAAAAGATCATGACGGCCAGCTTTGACTTCCCCGAGGACGAGTGGAGCCAGATCTCTGAAATGGCTAAGGACATTGTCCGCAA GCTGCTGAAGGTGAAGCCTGAGGAGAGGCTGACCATTGAGGGTGTACTGGAACACCCCTGGCTCAACTGCACAGAGGCCCTGGACAACGTGCTGCCCTCCGCACAGATGATGATGGACAAG gcAATGGTAGCAGGGATCCAGCAGGCCCATGCTGAACAGCTGGCTAACATGAGAATACAGGACCTCAACATCAGCCTCAAGCCACTCAACTCCGTCAATAACCCCATCCTGAGGAAAAGGAAACTCCTAGG CAGCAAGCAGAGGGATGGCTTCTTCATCCACGATCCAGAGAACGGCGGCGAGGACGCCAATGTGGCCCTGGAGAAACTCAGAGACGTCATCGCTCAGTGTATCCTCCCACAGGCTG GGGAGAATGAGGACGAGAAACTGAATGAGGTGATGCATGATGCGTGGCGTTTCAACCGAGACTGCAAACTACTGCGAGACGGGCTGCAGGGCCTCAGCTGGGATG GACGGGCCTTCTCTGACAAAGTGGACCGCTTGAAGTTGGCTGAAATAGTGAAACAGGCCATAGAGGAAAAGACACATTTACAAGACTCTCAGTAG
- the LOC135514431 gene encoding MAP kinase-activated protein kinase 5 isoform X3, with protein MSEDNNADKFIKETSILEEYNINWTQKLGAGISGPVRVCVKKSTQERLALKILIDRPKARNEVRLHMMCATHPNIVQIMEVYANSVQFPHESIPRARLLIVMEMMEGGELFHRISQHRHFTEKMASQVTKQIGQALEHCHSLNIAHRDLKPENLLFKDNSLDAPVKLCDFGFAKIDQGDLMTPQFTPYYVAPQVLEAQRRHQKEKSGIIPTSPTPYTYNKSCDLWSMGVIIYVMLCGYPPFYSKHHSRTIPKDMRKKIMTASFDFPEDEWSQISEMAKDIVRKLLKVKPEERLTIEGVLEHPWLNCTEALDNVLPSAQMMMDKAMVAGIQQAHAEQLANMRIQDLNISLKPLNSVNNPILRKRKLLGSKQRDGFFIHDPENGGEDANVALEKLRDVIAQCILPQAGENEDEKLNEVMHDAWRFNRDCKLLRDGLQGLSWDGKCQWHYLMCGDISLQLM; from the exons ATGTCGGAGGATAACAATGCAGACAAATTCATCAAG GAAACCTCCATCTTGGAAGAGTACAACATTAATTGGACACAGAAGCTCGGAGCAGGGATCAGTGGACCTGTTAG AGTTTGTGTGAAGAAGTCGACTCAGGAACGATTGGCCCTGAAAATCCTAATTGATCGCCCCAAGGCCCGAAATGAG GTGCGGCTCCACATGATGTGTGCTACACACCCCAACATTGTGCAGATTATGGAGGTGTACGCCAATAGTGTGCAGTTTCCTCACGAATCCATTCCAAG AGCGAGGTTACTGATCGTCatggagatgatggagggaggcGAGCTGTTCCACAGGATCAGTCAGCACAGACACTTTACAGAGAAGATGGCTAGCCAGGTCACCAAACAG ATCGGCCAGGCCCTTGAACACTGTCACTCACTGAATATTGCACATCGAGACCTGAAACCAGAGAACCTGCTCTTCAAGGATAACTCCCTG GATGCACCGGTGAAGTTGTGCGATTTTGGATTTGCAAAGATTGACCAGGGGGACTTGATGACCCCACAGTTCACTCCTTACTACGTTGCACCTCAG GTACTTGAGGCTCAAAGGCGACACCAGAAGGAAAAGTCTGGAATAATACCTACCTCACCCACCCCTTACACCTATAACAAG AGCTGTGACCTGTGGTCCATGGGGGTGATCATCTACGTGATGCTGTGTGGCTACCCTCCCTTCTACTCCAAGCACCACAGCCGCACCATCCCCAAGGATATGCGCAAAAAGATCATGACGGCCAGCTTTGACTTCCCCGAGGACGAGTGGAGCCAGATCTCTGAAATGGCTAAGGACATTGTCCGCAA GCTGCTGAAGGTGAAGCCTGAGGAGAGGCTGACCATTGAGGGTGTACTGGAACACCCCTGGCTCAACTGCACAGAGGCCCTGGACAACGTGCTGCCCTCCGCACAGATGATGATGGACAAG gcAATGGTAGCAGGGATCCAGCAGGCCCATGCTGAACAGCTGGCTAACATGAGAATACAGGACCTCAACATCAGCCTCAAGCCACTCAACTCCGTCAATAACCCCATCCTGAGGAAAAGGAAACTCCTAGG CAGCAAGCAGAGGGATGGCTTCTTCATCCACGATCCAGAGAACGGCGGCGAGGACGCCAATGTGGCCCTGGAGAAACTCAGAGACGTCATCGCTCAGTGTATCCTCCCACAGGCTG GGGAGAATGAGGACGAGAAACTGAATGAGGTGATGCATGATGCGTGGCGTTTCAACCGAGACTGCAAACTACTGCGAGACGGGCTGCAGGGCCTCAGCTGGGATG